In Haematobia irritans isolate KBUSLIRL chromosome 1, ASM5000362v1, whole genome shotgun sequence, a genomic segment contains:
- the LOC142221845 gene encoding DNA-binding protein RFX2-like yields MTTRLAAPRNFVLAANTTTAATGIIDTSSPTLTVVSTETTSVDTITTESNVLPIINATTNDITAVPLETLVTRDSSSLCFNGEEYQFITTEQLQDIMTQKTLIDESDPLQHQNPSSSTAAAAVVAGSNSTTTSATLNTGDHRDDEVAIINVVVPMDNTDGSSNEAHQATMDTLAAIKDDVVHLTSHHHNDTDEGACPQFITVTVSAQDAGHQNYQVQYVDAEQLYQANSTQTQISYPFCPLQEYSGQHHQSTFYTTTTTGDFNAAGITDLSVNGDHGESYILPHLVPVEESMLLNTSSEDIHSSPQTPNSTSTSAMGSQCLNLITDHDENSMETDHHQSQMMGVSSNKIASATVKWLSQNYETADGVSLPRSTLYSHYIQHCNECNIEPVNAASFGKLIRSVFAGLRTRRLGTRGNSKYHYYGIRIKSDSLLKNHDEEKSPNCQKILHHSKHSMAGGGGGGNLHYSGTKTPLSSNESTPTSSLNSNKKISKKIIFKPETYATCSQLLGDGTGAVPCFPSLDLDHTFAPDITSQDLELFRIRYQEHCEKFLEAILNLEFNSIEYVWRDFWQQASEHLHLDKYMTKRKWDLLCISPTIQKFIQDIDYQFFQNMVDVIIPDVLRSMPNILTQAIRNFANNMEIWLGDCMAGVPEQMVQIKNSTVSAFSQTLRRYTSLNHLAQAAKAVLQNSTQISQMLKDLARVDFHNVQEQAAWVCQCDPRIVQQFENDFKTTLQQKSSLEQWASWLQSVVDTALQEYDGKPSYPKAARQFLLKWCLYSSMVIRDLTLRSASSFGSFHLIRLLYDEYMFYLVEHKIAQAQQKTTIEVICDRNEKKVNFEVDYQLEFVSAAADTSSMHSEPDVKRIKHD; encoded by the coding sequence ATGACTACAAGATTAGCAGCGCCTAGAAATTTTGTGTTGGCTGCTAATACGACGACGGCTGCCACGGGAATCATAGATACGTCGTCTCCTACACTGACGGTGGTATCAACAGAAACAACATCGGTGGATACTATAACAACCGAATCAAATGTTTTACCCATTATTAATGCCACAACAAACGACATAACAGCAGTGCCACTAGAAACCCTGGTAACTAGGGACTCTTCTTCGCTATGCTTCAATGGCGAGGAGTATCAGTTTATTACCACCGAACAATTGCAGGATATTATGACGCAGAAAACATTGATAGACGAATCGGATCCGCTGCAACACCAGAACCCATCCTCTTCAACGGCGGCGGCGGCGGTGGTGGCGGGGTCTAATTCCACAACAACATCGGCAACATTAAACACCGGGGACCACCGAGACGACGAGGTGGCCATTATAAATGTGGTGGTGCCCATGGATAATACAGACGGTTCCAGCAACGAAGCTCATCAAGCCACCATGGACACTTTGGCAGCTATCAAAGATGATGTAGTCCATTTGACTTCGCATCACCACAATGACACCGATGAGGGAGCCTGTCCCCAATTTATAACTGTCACAGTCTCAGCCCAAGATGCTGGCCATCAAAATTATCAAGTGCAATATGTGGATGCGGAACAATTGTATCAGGCCAATTCTACACAAACTCAAATTTCCTATCCATTTTGTCCACTGCAAGAGTATTCTGGTCAACATCATCAGTCCACATTTTATACAACCACCACGACGGGGGATTTTAATGCGGCCGGAATAACTGACCTTTCGGTCAATGGAGATCATGGAGAATCTTATATTTTGCCTCATCTGGTACCAGTGGAGGAGAGTATGTTGCTCAACACCTCCTCAGAGGATATTCATAGTTCACCACAAACTCCAAATTCCACTTCAACATCGGCCATGGGTTCCCAGTGCCTTAATCTGATAACAGACCATGATGAAAATTCCATGGAAACAGATCATCATCAATCCCAAATGATGGGGGTCAGTTCCAATAAGATAGCCTCGGCCACGGTCAAATGGCTTTCACAGAATTATGAAACTGCCGATGGTGTAAGTTTGCCTCGGTCGACTTTGTATAGCCACTATATACAGCATTGCAATGAGTGTAACATTGAGCCGGTAAATGCGGCCAGTTTTGGAAAGTTAATACGTTCCGTATTTGCTGGTTTGCGTACACGCCGTTTGGGTACCCGAGGCAATTCCAAATATCATTATTATGGCATACGCATCAAGTCGGACTCCTTGCTCAAAAACCATGATGAAGAGAAATCACCAAATTGCCAGAAAATCTTACATCATTCCAAACACTCCATGGCAGGAGGAGGAGGTGGTGGTAACTTACACTACTCAGGAACCAAAACTCCCCTATCATCAAATGAATCCACTCCTACATCATCGTTGAactccaataaaaaaatctccAAGAAAATCATATTTAAGCCAGAGACCTATGCCACATGTTCTCAGCTATTGGGAGATGGTACTGGAGCTGTTCCCTGTTTCCCCAGTCTGGATTTGGATCATACATTTGCACCCGATATTACCAGTCAGGATTTGGAATTGTTTCGTATACGCTATCAGGAACATTGTGAGAAATTTCTCGAAGCcatattgaatttggaattcaATAGCATTGAGTATGTGTGGCGTGATTTTTGGCAGCAGGCTTCCGAACATCTCCATTTGGATAAATACATGACCAAACGCAAGTGGGATTTACTTTGTATTTCgcccaccattcaaaaattcataCAGGATATCGATTATCAATTTTTCCAGAATATGGTTGATGTCATTATACCAGATGTTTTGCGTTCCATGCCCAATATCTTGACCCAGGCTATACGTAATTTTGCCAACAATATGGAAATATGGTTAGGCGATTGCATGGCCGGTGTACCCGagcaaatggtacaaattaaaaattcaaccgTATCAGCATTTTCCCAAACGCTACGACGTTATACATCTCTCAATCACTTGGCCCAGGCCGCCAAGGCTGTTCTGCAGAATAGTACGCAAATATCTCAAATGCTCAAAGATTTGGCCCGTGTCGATTTTCACAATGTCCAAGAGCAGGCCGCCTGGGTGTGCCAATGTGATCCGAGGATAGTACAGCAATTCGAGAATGATTTCAAGACCACCTTGCAACAAAAGAGTTCTCTCGAACAATGGGCTTCCTGGTTGCAATCGGTTGTGGACACAGCCTTGCAGGAGTACGATGGCAAGCCTTCATATCCCAAGGCGGCTCGTCAATTTCTGCTCAAATGGTGCCTTTACAGTTCAATGGTTATACGTGATTTGACTTTACGCTCAGCCTCAAGTTTTGGAAGTTTTCATTTGATTCGCTTGCTCTACGATGAGTATATGTTCTATTTGGTGGAGCATAAAATTGCCCAGGCCCAACAAAAGACTACCATTGAGGTGATTTGTGATCGCAATGAAAAGAAAGTTAATTTCGAAGTGGACTatcaattggaatttgtttcagCAGCAGCTGATACCTCATCGATGCATTCGGAGCCGGATGTTAAAAGGATTAAACATGATTAA